A genome region from Lytechinus pictus isolate F3 Inbred chromosome 16, Lp3.0, whole genome shotgun sequence includes the following:
- the LOC129278587 gene encoding uncharacterized protein LOC129278587, with product MNYQFIMASMVSFGIAFFLIQILYLFHFYPFALSHSTSTTVSNGASSASCSRDCTRFPERRTCDFHFVAEWYYSMSKACYDCPFNISDCMRPHCIALNGVQRPVLAINRQIPGPSIEVCQGDRVRVTVRNALDNSEGLTIHWHGQHQRNTPYMDGTSMITQCPIPRPQTFTYDFVADTPGTQWWHSHSGLQRADGLFGPFIVRQKKKDDVHSSLYDVDDHDHVIMMSDWTDTLSMQHMMKDLHADGPGGPDAVLINGRGTKRKVFERDGEEAHLPDSIFSVKKGLRYRFRTINTAVTNCPLKISISNHKLLIISSDGSAVDALSVDSVVVAGGERYDFVVSADRAIGAYAIHVRGVDGSECEGIEEIATLRYEGSTSLQVASPADKEGDGIVLNVPIVESSEGRPGVHDLRDAGDIDPDIVRPKPDVTHYIEVDSVYRNSPHLHHHDYYPVEKAGHKYTAKRTHMMNNISFTLPATPLLTHHSHLLDGGLCTKSTMMTDYGRDCEKEYCECTHVIPVELNQVVELILVTKSLREFEPHPLHLHGNHFYVISYDNGEQLPLQTIKDMNGRGEIARNLNRPPRKDTLMMAQRLTILRFKADNPGWWLFHCHMDVHLELGMAVVFRVGNDSDLPLPPITMPVCTRDYTEHTSASGNFEVVNEIEGTTDTPTYLFYVIISTFLFVSLALFCLLNIHRKTRSRRNSIKYRRLPNGEVNVAFDTGHHDHRNVL from the exons ATGAATTATCAATTCATTATGGCCTCTATGGTATCGTTCGGCATTGCGTTCTTCCTTATACAGATATTAT ATTTATTCCATTTCTACCCTTTCGCTTTGTCACATTCTACATCAACCACTGTCTCGAATGGCGCTTCCAGTGCATCATGTTCACGAGATTGTACGAGATTTCCCGAGAGGAGAACCTGTGACTTCCACTTTGTAGCAGAGTGGTATTACTCAATGTCTAAGGCTTGCTACGACTGCCCTTTCAATATAAGTGACTGCATGCGACCTCATTGTATAGCTCTGAATGGGGTTCAGCGACCAGTCTTAGCAATAAATCGACAGATCCCAGGGCCCAGTATTGAG GTTTGCCAGGGTGATCGAGTCCGTGTCACCGTTCGGAATGCCCTGGATAACTCGGAAGGTTTGACCATACACTGGCATGGTCAGCATCAGCGAAATACCCCTTACATGGATGGGACGTCAATGATCACGCAGTGCCCCATCCCTCGACCCCAGACATTCACCTACGATTTCGTTGCCGACACACCGGGCACGCAGTGGTGGCACTCACATTCGGGCCTTCAACGGGCCGATGGTTTGTTTGGTCCCTTTATCGTCAGGCAGAAGAAGAAAGATGATGTACATTCTAGTCTCTACGACGTGGATGACCACGACCATGTGATAATGATGTCGGATTGGACCGATACGCTATCCATGCAGCATATGATGAAAGATCTCCATGCTGATGGACCTGGTGGGCCTGATGCCGTGCTGATCAATGGGCGTGGCACGAAAAGAAAG GTTTTCGAAAGAGATGGTGAAGAGGCCCACCTCCCGGACTCCATATTCTCCGTCAAAAAGGGATTACGCTATCGCTTCCGAACCATCAATACAGCGGTCACTAACTGCCCATTGAAGATATCCATCTCCAATCACAAACTTCTTATAATATCATCCGACGGCTCGGCCGTTGACGCCTTATCGGTAGACAGCGTCGTCGTCGCAGGAGGAGAGCGGTATGACTTTGTGGTGTCAGCCGACAGAGCAATTGGCGCATACGCGATTCATGTGAGAGGTGTGGATGGATCTGAGTGTGAAGGAATTGAAGAAATTGCGACTTTGAGGTATGAAGGATCAACTTCATTGCAAGTGGCGTCACCAGCGGACAAGGAAGGTGATGGCATCGTTCTTAATGTACCGATTGTTGAGAGCAGTGAGGGAAGACCTGGTGTTCATGACCTCAGAGATGCAG GCGACATCGACCCGGACATCGTTCGTCCTAAACCCGACGTCACACATTACATCGAAGTCGACAGCGTGTATCGCAACTCTCCGCATCTCCACCACCACGATTACTACCCCGTAGAAAAGGCGGGTCACAAATATACAGCGAAGAGAACTCATATGATGAACAACATCAGTTTTACCCTCCCCGCCACCCCTCTGCTAACGCATCATAGTCATCTCCTTGATGGGGGTCTTTGTACGAAATCGACGATGATGACGGACTACGGACGTGACTGTGAGAAAGAATACTGCGAGTGTACACACGTCATTCCGGTCGAGTTGAACCAG GTTGTTGAGCTTATATTGGTGACAAAGTCTTTGAGAGAATTTGAGCCACACCCTCTTCATCTCCATGGTAACCATTTTTACGTCATCAGTTATGACAACGGCGAACAACTTCCGTTACAGACGATAAAAGACATGAATGGAAGAG GTGAAATAGCACGAAATTTGAATCGCCCCCCACGAAAAGATACATTGATGATGGCTCAGAGATTGACCATACTACGGTTCAAAGCTGATAATCCGGGCTGGTGGTTGTTCCATTGTCATATGGATGTACATCTAGAG CTTGGTATGGCTGTTGTGTTCCGTGTGGGTAATGATAGCGACTTACCCCTTCCACCTATCACGATGCCAGTGTGTACAAGAG ATTACACCGAACACACATCGGCGAGTGGCAACTTCGAAGTGGTCAACGAGATAGAAGGGACAACCGACACGCCGACCTATTTATTTTACGTTATCATATCCACCTTTCTTTTCGTTTCGCTAGCTCTTTTCTGTCTCCTAAATATACACAGAAAGACAAGATCTAGAAGAAATAGCATCAAATACAGGCGATTACCTAATGGAGAGGTTAACGTGGCTTTTGATACTGGGCATCATGATCATAGAAATGTACTTTGA
- the LOC129278640 gene encoding pseudouridine-5'-phosphatase-like produces the protein MSTPNPKAQITHVIFDMDGLLIDTERLYTVVYDKVCGKYGKTFTWEIKKKLMGRKTMESAQMIIDILELPVDAEQWVRLISDEMTTIMPETKILPGVDRFVRHLHKHSIPIAVASGSSTPAYDLKTTNHKEFFNLFHHVVCSGDDLAVQNGKPAPDIFQVASKRFKENPPASPKNVLVFEDALNGVLAGKAADMWVVMIPDERLIGTDDTISADQVLKSMEDFIPEEWGLPPFTQS, from the exons ATGTCTACACCAAATCCTAAGGCACAAATTACTCATGTAATTTTCGACATGGATGGATTGTTAATAG ACACGGAACGCTTGTATACTGTTGTCTACGATAAAGTGTGTGGGAAGTATGGCAAGACGTTTACATGGGAGATCAAGAAGAAACTGATGGGTCGAAAGACGATGGAGTCGGCTCAGATGATCATTGATATTCTTGAATTGCCTGTAGATGCGGAGCAGTGGGTCAGACTGATTAGTGATGAAATGACAACAATCATGCCAGAAACAAAAATTCTACCTG GTGTTGATAGATTTGTTCGTCATTTACACAAGCATTCTATCCCCATCGCCGTTGCTTCCGGTTCATCCACGCCCGCGTATGACCTGAAAACAACCAATCACAAGGAGTTTTTCAATCTCTTCCATCACGTTGTCTGCTCCGGGGATGACCTTGCTGTACAGAATGGGAAACCAGCTCCAGATATCTTCCAGGTTGCCTCCAAAAGATTCAAGGAGAACCCACCTGCATCACCCAAAAAT GTTCTTGTGTTTGAGGATGCTCTGAATGGTGTGCTTGCAGGTAAAGCAGCAGACATGTGGGTCGTCATGATACCAGATGAGAGATTAATAGGCACTGACGACACCATCTCGGCTGATCAGGTACTCAAATCCATGGAGGATTTCATACCAGAGGAGTGGGGGTTGCCCCCTTTTACTCAGAGTTGA